Below is a window of Pseudomonas sp. B21-040 DNA.
CGGCGACGGCGCGAACAGCGCCGTCACGCCAAGCACGCCCAGCAGGTTGAACAAGTTGCTGCCGATCACGTTGCCCACGGCAATGTCCCGCTGACCGCGCAGGGCGGCGATCAATGAGGTGGCCAACTCCGGCAGGGATGTGCTGATGGCGACGATGGTCAGGCCGATGATTCGTTCCGACAGGCCAAGGTCGGTCGCCACGACAACCGCCGCCCCCAGCAGCAAGTGTCCGGCGTAGATCAACATCGCCAGCCCGGCGACGATCATCAACAGGCTGCTGATCCAGGGCGCGGTGTGACTGTGCGGGTCGCTCGATGGTGGACGGGCCGAGTGCCGGGACTGGCGTAGCAACAGGCCCAGATACAGGGCCAATGCTGCCAGCAGTATCACGCCATCGGTTCGGGTCAGTTCTTCATTCCACGCCAGGACAAACACCAGCAGGCTGGCGCCGATCATCAACGGAATATCCAGGCGCACCAGTTGCCGCGAGACACGCAGCGGAATGATCAGTGCCGAAAGCCCGAGGGTGACGAGGATGTTGAAGATGCTGCTGCCGATCACGCTGCCGACGGCGATGTCGGCATTGTCCGCCAGGGTGGCTTGCAGGCTGATCGCCATCTGCGGCGCACTGCTGCCAAGGGCGACGATGGTCAGGCCGATAATCAGCGGCCGCACGTGCAACCGCGCCGCCAGGCGCACGGCGGCACGCACCATCAGTTCGGCGCCTGCGATCAGTAAAAGCAGGCCACTGAGCAGTTCAATCACACTGATCAGGGGTATATCGGCAAGTCCGAAAATGATGGGTGCTCCGTCTGTCAGTCGTCGAGGGCTTGCACGCGAACCTTGGCGGTGCCGCTCTTGACCATGCCCAAGCGCTCCGCGGCTGCATGGGACAGGTCGATCAGACGTCCACGGGTATGTGGCCCGCGGTCGTTAATGCGGACCACGCAGGACTTGTCGTTGTTCAGATTGGTGACTTTCACCCGCGTGCCAAAGGGTAGCTGGCGATGGGCGGCGGTCATGGAATTCTTGTCGAAACGCTCGCCACTGGCGGTGCGTTTACCTTGGTGTTTGGCGCCGTAAAAGGACGCCGTGCCGGTCTTGTCGTAGCCGTGTGGATCGACGATATCGTTGCTGGCGCAACCGGCCAGCAGAGCGAGCAGGGCGCAGGCGCCGAGCAGATGTTTCATTTGAAAGCTCCCGAGTGATCGTTCCCACGCTCACGCGTGGGAACGCTTCCCGTGACGCTCCGCGTCACATTGCGATGGACGCGGAGCGTCCGGGGCGGCATTCCCACGCAGAGCGTGGGAACGATCCTCGGGCGCAAGACCACGATTTAGCCTTCGAGCTTGCTTTTGAGCAATTCGTTGACCTGTTGCGGGTTGGCCTTGCCTTTGGAGGCTTTCATGGCCTGGCCGACGAAGAAGCCGAACATCTTGCCGCGTTTGGCTTCGTCTGCCGCGCGGTACTGTTCGACCTGTTCGGCATTGGCGGCGAGCATTTCGTCCAGCACCGCCGAGATCGCGCCAGTGTCGGTCACTTGCTTGAGGCCGCGCTTGTCGATGATCTCGTCCGCGCTGCCTTCGCCGTTCGCCATGGCTTCAAACACCACCTTGGCGATCTTGCCGGAGATGGTGTTGTCCTTGATGCGCAGCAGCATGCCACCCAGTTGCTCGGCCGAAACCGGCGAGTCTTCGATGTCCAGGCCTTGCTTGTTGAGCAGGCTGCCCAACTCGACCATCACCCAGTTGGCCGCCAGTTTGGCGTCGCCGCCGATGCTCGCGACTTTCTCGAAGTAATCGGCTTGCTCGCGGCTGGTGGCCAGCACGCTGGCGTCGTAGACCGACAGACCGAATTGCTCCTGGAAGCGCTCGCGTTTTTGCGGTGGCAATTCAGGCAGGGTCGCGCGCACGTCGTCGAGGAACGAGTCTTCGATGACCACTGGCAGCAAGTCTGGATCGGGGAAGTAACGGTAGTCGTTGGCTTCCTCTTTGCTGCGCATCGGACGGGTTTCGTCCTTGTTCGGATCGTACAGGCGGGTCTGCTGGATCACTTTGCCGCCGTCTTCGATCAGCTCGATCTGGCGCTGCACTTCGCTGATGATCGCCTTCTCGATGAAACGGAACGAGTTGACGTTCTTGATCTCGCAGCGGGTGCCGAATTCAACCTGGCCCTTTGGACGGATCGACACGTTGCAGTCGCAGCGCAGCGAGCCTTCGGCCATGTTGCCGTCGCAGATGCCGAGGTAACGCACCAGTGCGTGGACCGTCTTGACGTAAGCCACGGCTTCCTTGGCGCTGCGCATGTCCGGCTCGGAGACGATTTCCAGCAGCGGCGTGCCGGCACGGTTCAGGTCGATGCCGGTGGCGCCGTTGAACTCTTCGTGCAGGCTTTTACCGGCGTCTTCTTCCAGGTGCGCACGGGTAACGCCGACACGTTTGATCGTGCCGTCTTCCATGGCGATGTCCAGGTGGCCCTTGCCGACGATCGGCAATTCCATCTGGCTGATCTGGTAGCCCTTGGGCAGGTCCGGGTAGAAGTAGTTCTTACGGGCGAACACGTTGTGCTGGCCGATCTCGGCGTCAATCGCCAGACCGAACATTACCGCCATCCGCACCGCTTCCTGGTTCAGCACCGGCAGTACGCCGGGCATGCCCAGGTCTACCAGGCTGGCCTGGGTGTTCGGCTCGGAACCGAACGTGGTCGAACTACCGGAAAAGATTTTCGACCGGGTGGTGAGCTGGGTATGAATCTCCAGCCCGATCACGACTTCCCATTGCATGTGTGTCTCCTCAGAAGCCGGTTGGGGTGCGGGTGTGCCAGTCAGTGTTCAACTGATACTGGTGGGCAACGTTCAACAGGCGACCTTCCTGGAAATATGGCGCGAGCAGTTGCACGCCCACCGGCAGGCCATCGACGAAACCGGCTGGCATGGACAGGCCCGGCAGGCCGGCGAGGTTGGCGGTGATGGTGTAGACGTCTTCCAGGTAAGCAGCGACCGGGTCGCTGTTCT
It encodes the following:
- a CDS encoding calcium/sodium antiporter produces the protein MIELLSGLLLLIAGAELMVRAAVRLAARLHVRPLIIGLTIVALGSSAPQMAISLQATLADNADIAVGSVIGSSIFNILVTLGLSALIIPLRVSRQLVRLDIPLMIGASLLVFVLAWNEELTRTDGVILLAALALYLGLLLRQSRHSARPPSSDPHSHTAPWISSLLMIVAGLAMLIYAGHLLLGAAVVVATDLGLSERIIGLTIVAISTSLPELATSLIAALRGQRDIAVGNVIGSNLFNLLGVLGVTALFAPSPLSVSPNALDFDLPVMLGVAVFCLPLFYTGYRVTRAEGLLCLALYLAYGLHVVSFTTGMPLAGKLEHLMLFFVLPALVAFLLFSSLRAWHRQHHKRDVS
- a CDS encoding septal ring lytic transglycosylase RlpA family protein is translated as MKHLLGACALLALLAGCASNDIVDPHGYDKTGTASFYGAKHQGKRTASGERFDKNSMTAAHRQLPFGTRVKVTNLNNDKSCVVRINDRGPHTRGRLIDLSHAAAERLGMVKSGTAKVRVQALDD
- the gatB gene encoding Asp-tRNA(Asn)/Glu-tRNA(Gln) amidotransferase subunit GatB, which produces MQWEVVIGLEIHTQLTTRSKIFSGSSTTFGSEPNTQASLVDLGMPGVLPVLNQEAVRMAVMFGLAIDAEIGQHNVFARKNYFYPDLPKGYQISQMELPIVGKGHLDIAMEDGTIKRVGVTRAHLEEDAGKSLHEEFNGATGIDLNRAGTPLLEIVSEPDMRSAKEAVAYVKTVHALVRYLGICDGNMAEGSLRCDCNVSIRPKGQVEFGTRCEIKNVNSFRFIEKAIISEVQRQIELIEDGGKVIQQTRLYDPNKDETRPMRSKEEANDYRYFPDPDLLPVVIEDSFLDDVRATLPELPPQKRERFQEQFGLSVYDASVLATSREQADYFEKVASIGGDAKLAANWVMVELGSLLNKQGLDIEDSPVSAEQLGGMLLRIKDNTISGKIAKVVFEAMANGEGSADEIIDKRGLKQVTDTGAISAVLDEMLAANAEQVEQYRAADEAKRGKMFGFFVGQAMKASKGKANPQQVNELLKSKLEG